The Micromonospora sp. M71_S20 genome window below encodes:
- a CDS encoding ATP-dependent DNA ligase, whose amino-acid sequence MRFLDLAATSAAVGATRARRTKVELLAAALRALDSPEVAAGAGWLAGELRQRQTGVGFASLRDLPPPAAEPTLTVAAVDAAIDEIAAVRGPGSQARRRALLGALYAAATAEEQRLLTGLFSGELRQGAQAGLLADAIARAADVPLAAVRRALLLAGDLRAVAVAALDGGAAALGAFGLQVGRPLAPMLAQSAPSVDEALAATGTPAVVDVKLDGIRIQVHRSGDDIAVFTRSLDDITARVPEVVAAVRALPARELVLDGEAIGLDETGRPLPFQQTSSRAARRTTPSSAGSASVAPAVRAAAATTGATVLTPYFFDLLHLDGDDLVDRPGRERWAALDAAVDAPLLVGRMEVDGPERAGEAFAAAIDAGQEGVVVKAPDAPYDAGRRGTAWVKVKPRHTLDLVVLAVEWGSGRRQGWLSNLHLGARDPRTGDFVMLGKTFKGLTDELLRWQTERFLALAVERGDWVVRVRPEQVVEIAFDGVQTSSRYPGGMALRFARVVRYRDDKTAAEADTIDAVRAIHAGRVTG is encoded by the coding sequence GTGCGGTTCCTCGACCTGGCAGCCACCTCCGCCGCCGTCGGCGCCACCCGGGCCCGGCGGACCAAGGTGGAGCTGCTCGCCGCCGCGTTGCGGGCGCTCGATTCGCCCGAGGTGGCGGCGGGCGCCGGCTGGCTGGCCGGCGAGCTGCGTCAGCGGCAGACCGGGGTGGGCTTCGCGAGCCTGCGTGACCTGCCGCCGCCGGCCGCCGAGCCGACCCTGACCGTGGCCGCCGTCGACGCGGCAATCGACGAGATCGCGGCCGTGCGCGGGCCGGGTTCCCAGGCCCGCCGCCGGGCGCTGCTGGGCGCGCTCTACGCCGCCGCCACCGCCGAGGAGCAGCGGCTGCTGACCGGCCTGTTCAGCGGCGAGCTGCGCCAGGGCGCGCAGGCGGGGCTGCTCGCCGACGCGATCGCCCGGGCCGCCGACGTGCCGCTCGCCGCCGTCCGCCGGGCTCTGTTGCTCGCCGGTGACCTGCGCGCGGTGGCGGTCGCCGCGCTCGACGGGGGTGCGGCGGCCCTGGGCGCCTTCGGGCTCCAGGTCGGCCGCCCGCTCGCGCCGATGCTGGCCCAGAGCGCGCCCTCGGTGGACGAGGCGCTCGCGGCCACGGGCACCCCCGCCGTGGTCGACGTCAAGCTCGACGGCATCCGGATCCAGGTGCACCGCTCCGGCGACGACATCGCCGTGTTCACCCGCAGCCTGGACGACATCACCGCCCGGGTGCCGGAGGTGGTCGCCGCCGTGCGGGCGCTGCCCGCCCGCGAGCTGGTGCTCGACGGGGAGGCGATCGGGCTCGACGAGACGGGCCGGCCGTTGCCCTTCCAGCAGACGTCGAGCCGGGCGGCGCGGCGCACCACGCCGAGCAGCGCCGGAAGCGCCTCGGTGGCTCCGGCCGTGCGCGCCGCCGCCGCGACCACCGGCGCGACGGTGCTGACACCGTATTTCTTCGACCTGCTGCACCTCGACGGCGACGACCTGGTCGACCGGCCCGGGCGCGAGCGTTGGGCCGCGCTCGACGCCGCGGTCGACGCCCCGCTGCTGGTCGGCCGGATGGAGGTCGACGGCCCGGAGCGGGCCGGCGAGGCGTTCGCCGCCGCCATCGACGCCGGCCAGGAGGGGGTCGTCGTGAAGGCGCCCGACGCCCCCTACGACGCCGGCCGGCGGGGTACCGCCTGGGTGAAGGTGAAGCCCCGGCACACTCTCGACCTGGTGGTGCTGGCGGTGGAGTGGGGCAGCGGCCGGCGTCAGGGCTGGCTGTCCAACCTGCACCTCGGCGCCCGCGACCCGCGCACGGGCGACTTCGTCATGCTCGGCAAGACGTTCAAGGGCCTCACCGACGAGCTGCTGCGCTGGCAGACCGAGCGCTTCCTCGCCCTCGCCGTCGAGCGCGGCGACTGGGTGGTGCGGGTCCGCCCCGAGCAGGTGGTCGAGATCGCCTTCGACGGGGTGCAGACCAGCTCCCGCTACCCGGGCGGGATGGCGCTGCGCTTCGCCCGCGTGGTGCGCTACCGCGACGACAAGACGGCGGCGGAGGCCGACACCATCGACGCCGTACGCGCCATCCACGCCGGCCGCGTCACCGGCTGA
- a CDS encoding dipeptidase translates to MSESEVRAAVERELPGVRADLERLVRIPGIAFEGFDHSHVERSAEAVAELLRGCGLDVEIVRSGGQPAVIGKKAAPPGAPTVLLYAHHDVQPVGDLTLWESDPFEPVERDGRLYGRGAADDKAGIMAHVAALRAYGDALPVGVVLFIEGEEEYGSDSLERLLAAHRDEIASDVIVIADSANWDIGVPALTTSLRGIVNCFVEVRTLDHAVHSGMFGGAVPDALTALARLLATLHTDAGDVAVDGLVAREGASVDYPEDRFRAEAGLAEGVGLIGTGRITDRLWTKPALAVLGIDAPTTAEAPNALVPAARAKLSVRLAPGDDPKRAYAALRAHLEKHAPWGARVSVTFEHDGDPCVIDASGPMFDAARSAFRTAWDGTDPVDLGIGGSIPFIATFQEMFPRAAILVTGVEDPQARAHGPNESLHLGEFARVCLAEALLLKKVAEAGIAGR, encoded by the coding sequence ATGTCCGAGTCCGAGGTCCGGGCTGCCGTCGAGCGGGAACTGCCCGGCGTCCGCGCCGACCTGGAACGCCTCGTCCGCATCCCCGGCATCGCGTTCGAGGGCTTCGACCACTCGCACGTGGAGCGTTCCGCCGAGGCGGTGGCCGAGCTGCTGCGCGGCTGCGGTCTCGACGTCGAGATCGTGCGCTCCGGTGGCCAGCCCGCGGTCATCGGCAAGAAGGCGGCCCCGCCCGGGGCGCCGACGGTGCTGCTCTACGCCCATCACGACGTGCAGCCGGTCGGCGACCTCACGCTGTGGGAGTCGGACCCGTTCGAGCCGGTGGAGCGGGACGGCCGGCTCTACGGCCGGGGCGCCGCCGACGACAAGGCCGGCATCATGGCGCACGTGGCGGCGCTGCGCGCGTACGGGGACGCGTTGCCGGTCGGCGTGGTGCTCTTCATCGAGGGCGAGGAGGAGTACGGCTCCGACTCGTTGGAGCGGCTGCTCGCCGCGCACCGCGACGAGATCGCATCGGACGTCATCGTGATCGCCGACTCCGCGAACTGGGACATCGGCGTACCGGCGCTGACCACCAGCCTGCGCGGCATCGTCAACTGCTTCGTGGAGGTGCGCACCCTCGACCACGCCGTGCACAGCGGCATGTTCGGCGGGGCGGTGCCGGACGCGCTGACCGCCCTGGCGCGGTTGCTGGCGACCCTGCACACCGACGCCGGCGACGTGGCGGTCGACGGGCTGGTCGCCCGGGAGGGCGCGAGCGTCGACTACCCGGAGGACCGGTTCCGGGCCGAGGCGGGGCTGGCCGAGGGCGTGGGCCTCATCGGCACCGGGCGGATCACCGACCGGCTCTGGACCAAGCCGGCCCTCGCGGTGCTCGGCATCGACGCCCCGACCACCGCCGAGGCGCCGAACGCCCTGGTGCCGGCCGCCAGGGCCAAGCTGAGCGTACGGCTGGCGCCGGGCGACGACCCGAAGCGGGCGTACGCGGCCCTGCGCGCCCACCTGGAGAAGCACGCCCCGTGGGGTGCGCGGGTGAGCGTCACCTTCGAACACGACGGCGACCCGTGCGTCATCGACGCGTCCGGCCCGATGTTCGACGCGGCCCGCTCGGCGTTTCGGACCGCCTGGGACGGCACCGACCCGGTGGACCTCGGCATCGGTGGTTCGATCCCGTTCATCGCCACCTTCCAGGAGATGTTCCCGCGCGCGGCGATCCTGGTGACCGGCGTGGAGGACCCGCAGGCCCGGGCGCACGGCCCGAACGAGAGCCTGCACCTCGGGGAGTTCGCGCGGGTCTGCCTGGCCGAGGCGCTGCTGCTCAAGAAGGTCGCCGAGGCGGGCATCGCCGGGCGTTAG
- a CDS encoding rhodanese-like domain-containing protein yields MSPGVDALLEQARAGVRRLTPHQTVEAVRTGALLIDTRTDAQRQEQGDLPGAIVIDRTVLEWRLDPASAWRIPEATAYDQRIVVVCRQGYSSSLAVASLRALGLHRATDMIGGVQAWREAGLPMSDRPADIRR; encoded by the coding sequence ATGAGTCCGGGCGTCGACGCCCTCCTGGAACAGGCCCGCGCCGGGGTACGCCGGCTGACCCCGCACCAGACCGTCGAGGCGGTCCGTACCGGGGCGTTGCTGATCGACACCCGCACCGACGCGCAGCGGCAGGAGCAGGGCGACCTGCCCGGCGCCATCGTCATCGACCGGACGGTGCTGGAGTGGCGCCTCGACCCGGCCAGCGCGTGGCGGATCCCGGAGGCCACGGCGTACGACCAGCGCATCGTGGTGGTGTGCCGCCAGGGCTACAGCTCCAGCCTCGCGGTCGCGAGCCTGCGGGCGCTCGGACTGCACCGCGCGACCGACATGATCGGCGGCGTGCAGGCGTGGCGCGAGGCCGGGCTACCCATGTCCGACCGCCCCGCCGACATCCGCCGCTGA